From the genome of Labrus bergylta chromosome 4, fLabBer1.1, whole genome shotgun sequence, one region includes:
- the LOC109984107 gene encoding cyclic AMP-responsive element-binding protein 3-like protein 3-B isoform X2 has protein sequence MELADLLLRNTDETASCHSNHSWSISIDDTLSPEVSSADDFLDALLGGSECSSAATSPLWSPCTTDSGINEEPPTDSVESLQQPSCVAFPGFDTLSFPHHPALENQPTANETKPHVSIDFGWELDDLKEQFGIAHYLTANQTLSSTQTLTVKDLLLSNLTQKSQQIPQNSLQELVLNEDEKRLLVKEGVNLSSKLPLSKFEERVLKKIRRKIRNKHSAQESRKKKREYVDSLEERMFACNTNNLELQRKIHKLEETNNAMLEQLSRLQALLPKSSSKTAHRGTCILVLLLSFSLIISLNLQPEPYSQVGHEEYTLTQMPSRSLQSMDEAPDVPLLTDGKALSLDRSPYSRLPTLSPSR, from the exons ATGGAGCTCGCTGACCTCCTACTCAGGAATACGGATGAAACTGCTAGTTGCCACAGCAACCATTCATGGAGCATCAGCATTGATGAT ACTCTGAGCCCTGAGGTGTCCTCTGCAGATGACTTCCTGGATGCCCTGCTGGGTGGTAGCGAGTGCTCCTCGGCTGCAACATCCCCCCTGTGGTCACCCTGCACCACCGACAGTGGCATCAACGAGGAGCCCCCAACAGATTCCGTTGAGAGTCTTCAGCAGCCCTCCTGCGTAGCTTTTCCAGGCTTTGACACATTGTCTTTCCCTCACCATCCAGCTTTGGAGAATCAGCCAACTGCAAATGAAACGAAGCCTCATGTTTCCATAGATTTTG GCTGGGAGTTGGATGACCTCAAAGAGCAGTTTGGCATTGCTCACTACCTCACTGCAAACCAAACTCTGTCGTCTACTCAGACTCTCACAGTGAAGGACCTGCTGCTCTCCAACCTGACACAGAAA TCGCAGCAGATCCCCCAGAATTCCCTGCAGGAGCTTGTACTTAACGAGGATGAGAAGAGGCTTCTGGTTAAAGAAGGGGTGAACTTATCGAGCAAACTACCCCTGTCCAAG TTTGAAGAGAGAGTTTTGAAGAAGATCCGGCGGAAAATCCGAAACAAGCACTCGGCTCAAGAGAGtcgaaagaagaagagggaataTGTTGACAGTCTGGAGGAAAG GATGTTTGCTTGCAACACCAACAACCTTGAGCTACAGAGAAAGATCCATAAGCTGGAGGAGACCAACAA TGCTATGTTGGAGCAACTGAGTCGGCTTCAGGCTCTTCTGCCCAAAAGCTCCAGCAAAACAGCACACAGAGGGACCTGCATCCTG GTTTTGCTCCTCTCGTTCTCCCTCATAATTTCCTTAAATCTGCAGCCAGAGCCGTACAGCCAAGTTGGCCATGAGGAGTACACACTGACCCAAA TGCCATCACGTTCCCTGCAGTCGATGGATGAAGCACCAGACGTCCCTCTGTTGACTGACGGTAAAGCTCTGAGCCTGGACAGGTCTCCCTACAGTAGACTTCCCACTCTGTCACCTTCAAGATGA
- the LOC109984107 gene encoding cyclic AMP-responsive element-binding protein 3-like protein 3-B isoform X3 codes for MTLTTDKVYAGMELADLLLRNTDETASCHSNHSWSISIDDTLSPEVSSADDFLDALLGGSECSSAATSPLWSPCTTDSGINEEPPTDSVESLQQPSCVAFPGFDTLSFPHHPALENQPTANETKPHVSIDFGWELDDLKEQFGIAHYLTANQTLSSTQTLTVKDLLLSNLTQKFEERVLKKIRRKIRNKHSAQESRKKKREYVDSLEERMFACNTNNLELQRKIHKLEETNNAMLEQLSRLQALLPKSSSKTAHRGTCILVLLLSFSLIISLNLQPEPYSQVGHEEYTLTQMPSRSLQSMDEAPDVPLLTDGKALSLDRSPYSRLPTLSPSR; via the exons GTGTACGCTGGGATGGAGCTCGCTGACCTCCTACTCAGGAATACGGATGAAACTGCTAGTTGCCACAGCAACCATTCATGGAGCATCAGCATTGATGAT ACTCTGAGCCCTGAGGTGTCCTCTGCAGATGACTTCCTGGATGCCCTGCTGGGTGGTAGCGAGTGCTCCTCGGCTGCAACATCCCCCCTGTGGTCACCCTGCACCACCGACAGTGGCATCAACGAGGAGCCCCCAACAGATTCCGTTGAGAGTCTTCAGCAGCCCTCCTGCGTAGCTTTTCCAGGCTTTGACACATTGTCTTTCCCTCACCATCCAGCTTTGGAGAATCAGCCAACTGCAAATGAAACGAAGCCTCATGTTTCCATAGATTTTG GCTGGGAGTTGGATGACCTCAAAGAGCAGTTTGGCATTGCTCACTACCTCACTGCAAACCAAACTCTGTCGTCTACTCAGACTCTCACAGTGAAGGACCTGCTGCTCTCCAACCTGACACAGAAA TTTGAAGAGAGAGTTTTGAAGAAGATCCGGCGGAAAATCCGAAACAAGCACTCGGCTCAAGAGAGtcgaaagaagaagagggaataTGTTGACAGTCTGGAGGAAAG GATGTTTGCTTGCAACACCAACAACCTTGAGCTACAGAGAAAGATCCATAAGCTGGAGGAGACCAACAA TGCTATGTTGGAGCAACTGAGTCGGCTTCAGGCTCTTCTGCCCAAAAGCTCCAGCAAAACAGCACACAGAGGGACCTGCATCCTG GTTTTGCTCCTCTCGTTCTCCCTCATAATTTCCTTAAATCTGCAGCCAGAGCCGTACAGCCAAGTTGGCCATGAGGAGTACACACTGACCCAAA TGCCATCACGTTCCCTGCAGTCGATGGATGAAGCACCAGACGTCCCTCTGTTGACTGACGGTAAAGCTCTGAGCCTGGACAGGTCTCCCTACAGTAGACTTCCCACTCTGTCACCTTCAAGATGA
- the LOC109984107 gene encoding cyclic AMP-responsive element-binding protein 3-like protein 3-B isoform X1, translated as MTLTTDKVYAGMELADLLLRNTDETASCHSNHSWSISIDDTLSPEVSSADDFLDALLGGSECSSAATSPLWSPCTTDSGINEEPPTDSVESLQQPSCVAFPGFDTLSFPHHPALENQPTANETKPHVSIDFGWELDDLKEQFGIAHYLTANQTLSSTQTLTVKDLLLSNLTQKSQQIPQNSLQELVLNEDEKRLLVKEGVNLSSKLPLSKFEERVLKKIRRKIRNKHSAQESRKKKREYVDSLEERMFACNTNNLELQRKIHKLEETNNAMLEQLSRLQALLPKSSSKTAHRGTCILVLLLSFSLIISLNLQPEPYSQVGHEEYTLTQMPSRSLQSMDEAPDVPLLTDGKALSLDRSPYSRLPTLSPSR; from the exons GTGTACGCTGGGATGGAGCTCGCTGACCTCCTACTCAGGAATACGGATGAAACTGCTAGTTGCCACAGCAACCATTCATGGAGCATCAGCATTGATGAT ACTCTGAGCCCTGAGGTGTCCTCTGCAGATGACTTCCTGGATGCCCTGCTGGGTGGTAGCGAGTGCTCCTCGGCTGCAACATCCCCCCTGTGGTCACCCTGCACCACCGACAGTGGCATCAACGAGGAGCCCCCAACAGATTCCGTTGAGAGTCTTCAGCAGCCCTCCTGCGTAGCTTTTCCAGGCTTTGACACATTGTCTTTCCCTCACCATCCAGCTTTGGAGAATCAGCCAACTGCAAATGAAACGAAGCCTCATGTTTCCATAGATTTTG GCTGGGAGTTGGATGACCTCAAAGAGCAGTTTGGCATTGCTCACTACCTCACTGCAAACCAAACTCTGTCGTCTACTCAGACTCTCACAGTGAAGGACCTGCTGCTCTCCAACCTGACACAGAAA TCGCAGCAGATCCCCCAGAATTCCCTGCAGGAGCTTGTACTTAACGAGGATGAGAAGAGGCTTCTGGTTAAAGAAGGGGTGAACTTATCGAGCAAACTACCCCTGTCCAAG TTTGAAGAGAGAGTTTTGAAGAAGATCCGGCGGAAAATCCGAAACAAGCACTCGGCTCAAGAGAGtcgaaagaagaagagggaataTGTTGACAGTCTGGAGGAAAG GATGTTTGCTTGCAACACCAACAACCTTGAGCTACAGAGAAAGATCCATAAGCTGGAGGAGACCAACAA TGCTATGTTGGAGCAACTGAGTCGGCTTCAGGCTCTTCTGCCCAAAAGCTCCAGCAAAACAGCACACAGAGGGACCTGCATCCTG GTTTTGCTCCTCTCGTTCTCCCTCATAATTTCCTTAAATCTGCAGCCAGAGCCGTACAGCCAAGTTGGCCATGAGGAGTACACACTGACCCAAA TGCCATCACGTTCCCTGCAGTCGATGGATGAAGCACCAGACGTCCCTCTGTTGACTGACGGTAAAGCTCTGAGCCTGGACAGGTCTCCCTACAGTAGACTTCCCACTCTGTCACCTTCAAGATGA